GAAGCGGACTTGCCCAGTATTAAAGATCTtatggaagatcttagccaagtgtaagtCCTACACTAacggaaagatggctcatctggaaaagcaggtTAGACCCCGCTACAGGtctgaattcaagaactgaactttttggatcatgcccatatgtggccaaatatttgttacgtttttggtccccccgagactacagatagaacttgctctctatattgtgtccacgcgcaagctttttatctctttataccttttacttatatttcttatatattttcatttatatcttttaaacatatatttcttacatatttatagaggttttgatttataggtttattgcatatatattttttacacatattttttctctattcTACCTTCGACCCTGTATTTttccctgtgcgtatatagaAGTGTATATGCAATCTTTTGTGCacacgtgtggatgtgtgcgtgtgtgcgggtatgtgcttatatagatgtgtgcgtgtgtgcgtgcatgcgagtacgtgcgtatatagacgtattttactcagtgtttttacacattttcttgtatttttgcccttagccctgttttttcttgtgtatgtgcgcatatagtcatatgtatgatcctttttgtgcgtgcgtgtgtgtgtgcgtatatagacatgtgcgggtatgtacgtatataggcttgtgtgtgcgcgtgcataaaggtatgtgcgtatatagacgtggtttactctttgtatactcccttataccttttttctgtattgttacccttagccctgttttttcttgtgcttgtgcgtatatagacgtgcgtATGAACCTTTAtagtgcgcgcgcatgtgtgtgtatgtatatagatatatatttggcgAATGGTGCGAAtgaggatgtgtacgttttcaagtgagggtggatgaatgtataGTTTTAGGCGCACGCACGTGGGTGCGCGGAAGCGCATGTGTAAGTATGAGCAtgtgcgcttacgcgaatactatggaCTTTTTAtccccttacttttactccctcccctcacttagcggtgattcaaatagctcttttgtctaaaTAACGGTCAagcacacagtaatttccctttgtataacggtcatgtTTCATAGCATCTTTCCGATGGACGGATAATTGAAGAGATGCCTGCGTTGATTTCCAACTCgatatccgaaactcggagttttgtcATGGCCACCgaataattgtctcatattacatttacagttaaattcctctatttacataatatcgaggtctcttctctcttttgttgtcttactatttttatcaatatacacatatatatataaatatagatatatatactttatatatatagatatatacactttatatatatatatattaattatatatatatacacattatatatatatataaattatatatatataggcgtaggagtggctgtgtggtaagtaacttgtttaccaaccacatggttctgggatcagtcccactgcgtggcaccttgggcaagtgttttctactatagccgcgggccgaccaaagccttgtgagtgaatttggtagacggaaactgaaagaagcccgtcgtatatatgtctatatatgtatatgtgtgtgtgtgtgtgtgtgtttgtcctcccaatatcgcttgacaaccgatgttggtgtgtttacgtccccgtaacttagcagttcggcaaaagagaccgatagaataagtactaggcttacaaagaataagtcttggggtcgatttgctcgactaaatgcggtgccccagcatggccacagtcacatgactgaaacaagtaaaagagagtaatatatatacactatatatatacatattatatatatataaattatatacatatatatatatacctatatatacacacattatatatatgtacactatatatacacacattatatatatatatacactatatatgcacacattatatatatatacactatatatacgcacattatatatatatatatatataaattatacatatataaattaagacaACAAATACCTGATTAATTATCATGACTGTgcagtggtggtgggtgataatAATTCACTGTTGTTAAAGACCTGTGGTGGGAATACTTAAACCGTTGCAgctgtcaacgctttctctctatagatgcagacagacgtacagagagagaggtggtgggagaaagagtgacagagagacggcgaaggtggagagggaaagagaatggAAGTTGTTAAACGTCATTATAGAGAGAAATTggagggaagggaggaaagagagatcGAGGAAGACAGGATGATATCAAAAAGAGAGAAACGACagacacttgtcaaagtgtgggttttgttgccctagaaaccacagcttttgagatagagATTTCTATCCTAGTCCACTCACttcctcgcctctttttacatgtcccttTAAATTTTGGAGCCAATCTGACCCCATCTAGTGCCCCTTAACCTGTTCCAATCACAAACTGAAACAAagaaacttttcgcatttcagctttatagatatatatatatatatatatatatatatatatatatatatatgtgtgtgtgtgtgtatttgaagaaCATAGGAATCTTGTTGACAACAATGTATATAGTTCTGAATGTGAATTTTGAAAAAGTTGTTTCACATTTCATAGTTGGAATTCAAACTttcaataaaatacttaaaatgtTTAGGTATACAACTTCACAACTATTATTCCCAAAAGGGATTATTTAGTCATTTGATTCAAGTAAAATCAAGAATGATGAACAAAAATGCATTTCAAGTGACAGCAATATCttctttcaataataaaaaaaaaagcccatttaaaaagtagtTAGAAAAGAACCGAAAGTAACTATTTAAGATATCAATAAAATGAGTGATATAAGAATGAAAAAACATAGATGAAAATATTCATCAATTTACACACTTCCCATCTTTTTTCAGCCTCATCATTTAAATCCTCAAAATGCCTCAACACCAGATTGTTGACCTTGAAAGCCTTGTTAAAGAGCGCATAAAGAAATTTCCATTTGACAAAAAGGAACAAGATAATATGGATAAAATTTTGCCCACAGACATAAATTGGAAAAATGTTGCTGTGTTCCATGGCGAAACAACATATAGCGATACATCTTCCTTTAAAAAGCCTAATTCTCATATATTATTTACAGCAAATTTTGAGAATAGAACTGATCATGTACAGGTGagttactttctttttttcaaagatttttatcatttccaaGATATTTGCTAAATTCTTTTGAAGCATTATTTTTAGCTGCTTTTCAAAATTCTTTGGTATTTTTAAATGATTCTTAATAGCAGAAAGATTATTATTGGAATTCACTAGATATGTGGTGAGTTAAATAATTTCAACAGTCCTAAATTATTAAATagctattattttctttttatcaaatataGTCTTCAAAACTAAAGGTATATCTGCATTTgcagaagttaaaaaaaaagatatgaggAAAAGACATAAATGACATGTCTATGAGAAAGATTAAAATTCAGTTCttcaaataaagtttattattgaAAAATACTTTGTTTGATTTCATTGTAATTCATTTTGTCCTTTACTTTTTTGCCCcacattgttttaatattcttttattcagttactagcagtattgcccggcgttgctcaggtttgtaagggaaataactataaagcatttttagagagttatagccaaaaaatagcaaaaaaatgggaaaaaaatgatggtaaatttttttgagagttaaaaaaggtggaattgcgtcccctagacggtctgtggtttgggtttctgattctcgaccccatgtcgaatttatcgatttttttcagaactgggggaacttttcaaaatttttgctgcgttagttttgaattatgacattgggctatgtgtgtgtcaagtttcatcagaatcggttgaaagccgtggtcagagtgagggtacgagaaaacagacacacagaaaacgcacagacaaactgctgtttatatagagagagattacacaCAGCTCCTACATAACATTCACAACACATGTAGAACACTTAATAAGGTAGGTAAAACGTCAAACACATACTTAGAGTATTCCCAGGTACTGGATTTGGCCAACAGAAACAAAACCAATAAGGTACAGTGTATTAGATCAATTGGGAATTACTCCACCCCAGCTTGAGCTCTTGAATAAATTAATAAGAGGACAAAACAATGCACTTCACATCATCATGGGCAGCACACAAGTTACACCTATAGAAATACTACACAATGTAATACAAGTATGAGTAAAGAAAGATTCTTTAAGGATACAAAGAGCAATCTGttactgcatcaagctccagtgcTAATGGTTTCTCTCTCTACATTCACAATTATTCCCAATCAGAAACATATGCAACACATCTTCTGTATTATACTCAGCAGTATTTCACAGCTATCTTAAACACATATCTCTACTTAGCCCATTCAAATATAaaagatagatacacacagaaataaaggTGTCATTATTACTAGAGTCCATGCTGAGACACACATCACCAATGATAAGCATGGAGAAATAGCGACTGTTATGATCTGATGGAGTGCATATCTACTGTAGCCAGCACCAGATTTAGCAGGCATACAGAAATAGTGGACAGTACTGAGAATTCTGTTGCACTATGTCTCATATGAGTAACCATCAGCTGTTGAAGGTAGTGAACCGGAATAGTTCTGAGAGTATCAGATTGAATGCCCCATGGAGTTTTATCTGACTCTGTatactctgagtacaaattccaccaaggtcaagttTGCATTTTGCCCTCTGGGTGTCAGTAAAAAGTACCAATCTAGATTGGATTATTAGAACTAGTAAGAGTGTTAGACCAGATGCTAGCAATATCTATTTCAAGTTTGTATTCTAACAGAAATACCTGCCTCTTGGACATCATTACCTGTCTCTTGGACATCATTAATGTATGAAATGGAGAGATTTCTATGCTACACTTCTTCAAAACTCTTTACATAGACTTACATTTTCAGATGCAAAAGCCCATGGTATCAGCCATGACTAAAACAAGTCCTAGAATGGAATAGGCAATATTCTTTAGCTTAATGAAAACATGATGTATTTGAAATAAAAGATCTATGGATTTCACAATCATTTGTCTGACAGTCTGCAtcccacataataataatactgatatttACATTTCCCTTCATTATTTGTGAGTGATATTTTTGACAGTAGTTTTTTCACAATTATAGAAACATTCATTGAAGACCGAGCGAAGAACCAAATCTACATGTACCTTAAAAACAGAGAAAGCGTATAGTATTGGAAGCTCATTTCAACTTAAATTAGTGCCACCCAATCCAGTCATTGATGCTAATGCTGGATTCCATGGATCTCTAAATGTTTCAAAGATGGATGAAGAAACATTTGAAGAAGAATTAGTTTGGGCAGTGGATAGCCAAGTAAGTGATtattttaatatcatatataattcATGACATAAGCTGTAGCAAAGCTGATAAACTTCTCGTAGAACAAGTTTACAGTTTAGTTTTGATTTTTAGTTGTAGCTAATTGTAGTTCTAATGTCTCTCAGAAAAGCATGAACACTGTATTTCTTATCTCCCACTCTTTGAAATCAATAGGTCTGACTGATCAGCCCTTGATTGATCTTTTAATCATGAAAGTTTAAGCAATTAATTTTATCATATTAGCTCAAGAAATCTATGTGTTTTTATGTCATTCATATTTTgatcataaatattaaaaaaggagaaaacttaaatatattcttatttccCATCTATCAATAAAACCTTCTCCCCATCTCTCAATATAACCATTCCTTCTTCAGATGTatatctcattaaaatttttgtagCATCAAAATTAAAgtacaaaacataaaattaatatgattatatatatatatatatatatatatatataaagggaaaagacATCTAAAAGTAAAGCAATGATGACATATTAGAATTTATCTACTGGTTATAAGCTTAAAATCAAATACTGATTTCGGTATCCCAGGCTACACCTACTTGCATCTTGCCATCTGCAGTATTGTTCTTCACATCAGATCTCTTGTTGCTCATAACAACAATTAATTTTCCAGCTTAACACAGCCCATCCACCTAGGATTAATAAAAAAATGTTGCTTTCTTCTAATAACTCTACATTGTCTATTAATGCCCCTTAAATATCCTCATGTGCATTTCAAATCCAACTTCACACTCATACACTGTTATGCCATGCTTGTACTGTCCCCACAGCAGTATGTTAACCCTACCTCAATTCAACATGCTTCCATACACTCCCATACAtttccctacacacacatgcatactctcttacatatatatcatatgctcTCACACTCCTTTGACCCTAGTGAGGCTCTTTAATTATCTTCTATTGTCACAGTTTTAGCAGTAAAAGACAAGTCAACACCTCTCTGCTCTGCCTCcttccattcattcatttttccAAGCAACCTTAGCTATAAACAACATTGCTTTTCACATAACATTCTTCTTTCCCTTTCATTTCCTCTCTTTTGGTTTTTGGTGAATGTACATTATCCATAGCATTGATTTATCTTCTGTTCCTTCCTTTtggtataattatatactttttactcaTTTGTTGCTTTCATTTTTATTGAGTCCCTTTGAATATTCCATCATAATGCTGATGCCGAACATATGGATTACCACAAGATTTACACAAATCAACAAAATAATTCTTTAGTTTCAATTCAAAATAACACTGTAATTGTTAATTTTGAACACTATTCCTATAATATCGTGGTAACATCATTTATACacaaactttactttttattctttaagaGAGAAATAATTTTCCAATTATTAACAACAATTTAATTTGCCTTTACTGCTTCTCTCTCTGAAACTTGCAACTCAACACAGAggtaaaatagaattaaatataaacttaATCATCTTTCTGTAAAAAAATGCAAATAGAGATACAAACttgccaaaaaaaacaaaaaaactgaaatGATTTTGGTAATAGTATGTTTTCTCAAACcaaaagtacatgcatacatacatgcatacataaatgttctTAACCTATTGATTTGAAGATAACTCCTGATGACATTCAGGGTGAAACATTATATGGGGTCATTGAGAAAGAATACAGAGAAAATATTTCCTGTTGCTAAAAGAAGTGCTATTTATATATGACAGCAGGATGACTTGAGTTAGTCTGTTGGAATGATAGGAGAGTTCAGCCATACATTGATCTCATTGTTGATGTACgcatacaataaaaatataaaaatcctacGATGAAACATAGAGGATACCTATTTCCTCTTTGAACGTAAAGCACATGAAGTAAAACACCAGTGCATCATTCTTTTTACTCTTACGATTCACATAACCACATGTGCACaattgcatgtatatgcatatatgcacatatacagccagaaaagtgtgtatgtgtgtataaatgcatacacaaatacacatgcaaagTGGGCGTAGATTTACTCCATTTAACATGACCCCATTTGACATCACTCACTAACTTTTGTGCATCCCTTAGAGACTGTACAGAAAGTCAAGAACAACATCATTCTGACTAAGCTGTAATAAAAAGAGATGTGTAGATACTGatagctgtatgtatgtgcatgcgtgtgggtgtgtatatatgtgtgtgtatgagtgtgcatgtgcatgtgtgcgtttagAAACTAAAGGCTGGCATTTAAAATTGCagataaattgattttatttatctttGAGAGCTAAATGTTGACTAGTATATATTTCACAGTTACAtgttattaatacacacacaaacacacacagagaagcacaTGGTTTGGCAGTTGCATGGATTTTGAAAACCAAAACCTTGCTGCTGTGTGGATCAAAGAACATGGTCTTTTTGCAATAGCATCAATGCTGCTCAGTTCTATTGGTGGGTGTCATACTGTTAGAAGATACCAAACTTACTGTGATCTCCATGATCACAATGTGTTTAGCATATGAAGGGAATATTTTGCTCTGCAAACAATTTTTAAGATATATGGGAAGTAGACGttaattgattatatttatatatatatatatatatataggaatatatacacattaaatgaaaaaaacagttaaaagttaaaattctgtaaataataattacaataattataaaCTTCAAGCTTCCACCATGTATTGGCTAAGGAAAGCTGTCTAATACTGGGGCATATAAGTCTTCAACAGAAAAGTGAGTATTAGTACAcaagggaattgaacccacaccTCTTATATTTGTGATCCCACTTGCACTAGTATCCACTTTTTTTGTTGAGGGCTTACTATTTGCCTTAGCCAAGACACAGTGAATACTTATCACCTTCAAATTTATAAATTCTAatttatttacagaatatataaatatagtaagaAGAGAAATATAATATCAAGGCAGATACtgaatttctttgagtaaaatGCCAAGAGTGGGTCCTTCTGATGGTGCATATTTTGGTAATCTCTTTTTAGCTCACATCTGATGTTCCAGTTTATTTCTTGGTTACTTAGAGTCTAAagtacaatattgataataaggagaatgaagaatttggaCGTTGACActttgtttgtttccagttagtttattcataataatagaCCAACCTGTATTCCAATCACAGCAAATGTATATTGTTGCATattcatatgtagatatatatgcatttttagaaCAATCTCTTTAGGGTGTATAAGTATGACATTTTCCAAAGAAGAATTTTCCTCCACTCTTAGTTTAAATTAGGCATggttctagtatatatatatatataatcaaaatattacattatataattagggctcagtaaaataaattactttgccacatactgaactttctagaaatagcagccaaaaagttttttagccatttccactactttaagaaaaattcTCCCAGATAATGTTTGTTTGTCTGAGGTGATACATTGCCGGACGGGTATATGTTCATTcttttagtgctttcaaatccaaaattaagaaatgttgagttGACGAAGGAAATGCTGAGTTTTATTTCAGCTAATCTAGAAATGtgacgttctcaaatgatctttgtacttgtgatattttgctgttttacctccatatctttgtgagttatttttgagtaaacattatctgggaGAATTTTTCTTacagtagtggaaatggctaaaaaactttttggctgctatttctagaaagttcagtatgtggcaaagtaatttattttactgagccctaattatataatgtaatattttgaatacgccttaaatggtccttttacatactgaacactacttggtgaaattgattaataactaattaattttaccctcaattattgatatatatatatatatgtgtgtgtgtgtgtgtgtatgtgtatgtatgtatgtgtgtgtgtgtttgtgtgtatgtatgtatgtatgtatgtatgtatgtatgtatgtgtatgtatatgtatgtatgtatgtatatgtatatatgtatgtatgtatgtatatttttgtatgtatgtatatatatgtatgtatgtatatatatgtatatatgtatgtatatatatgtatgtatgtatgtatatatatatatatatatatatatgtatgtatgtatgtatgtatgtatgtatgtatatatatgtgtatgtatgtatgtatatatatgtgtatgtatgtatgtatatatatgtatatgtatgtatatatatatgtatatatatatgtatatatatttgtatgtatatatgtatatatatatgtatatgtatatatgtatatatatatgtatatatgcatacatctaacctccccccgactcctacttcagtccttcatcttttcaccctactctctttccctcctcttctttcctctttcttcttccctcttcctcttctctctttctctctgctccctcactccccttctctccccctcccctccccctgaTCCTCTCCCCTCCTTTCCCACCCCCTccttttctcctctccttccttctcccccccgctctccctccccctcatctctcctcccctctctccctctctgcctcatctcctctctcccctccccatctctcttccctcctccactcctctcttttctctccccctttcactctccccacaacccccactctaccccaacccccagccgaacccacgctccacatttgaccctgttatctcccctactatctcTCTTGTGTCTAAtgtctgatctctgacttctggccgaaatcagaccgccatgttgaatcgttagctcctgcacgcatttttttctctccttgtttctctccatgtttcttttctgtgtatctttctgttgaagagcgtaggctcgaaacgtcaaagacttgttttatttctattcctgagcgccatactaatacaattgtttgtttgtactccacctgccttcgtcttttgtttattttcgtaaagcttcccgttatatatatgtatatatatatatatgtataaatgtataaatgtatatatatgtatgtatataaatgtatatatatatatatgtatgtatatatatgtatgtatatatatgtatatatatgtatatatatgtatatatatatatgcatatatatgtatatatatatatgtatatatatgtatatatgtatatatatgtatatgtatatatgtatatatatgtatatgtatatatgtatatatatgtatatgtatatatgtatatatatatgtatatatgtatatatatatgtatatatgtatatgtatatatatgtatatatatatgtatgtatatatatgtatatatatgtatgtatatatatgtatatatatgtatgtatatacatatatatatatatatataggcacaggagtggctgtgtggtaagtagcttgtttaccaaccacatggttccgggttcagtcccactgcgtggcatcttgggcaagtgtcttctgctatagccccaggccgacca
This DNA window, taken from Octopus sinensis linkage group LG4, ASM634580v1, whole genome shotgun sequence, encodes the following:
- the LOC115210375 gene encoding uncharacterized protein LOC115210375 codes for the protein MPQHQIVDLESLVKERIKKFPFDKKEQDNMDKILPTDINWKNVAVFHGETTYSDTSSFKKPNSHILFTANFENRTDHVQKHSLKTERRTKSTCTLKTEKAYSIGSSFQLKLVPPNPVIDANAGFHGSLNVSKMDEETFEEELVWAVDSQVSVQPGYKTSANLVIREEEYIGSFTSETSFQGLIHVTLRNKKDQSEMKTMTIPVTQVFTAEKGFTCDGVSSIFVNTGECRCRFGIEQKLTLAEEKLEENVEENTED